One window of the Thalassoroseus pseudoceratinae genome contains the following:
- a CDS encoding 4Fe-4S binding protein, producing the protein MAQQSMLPAALQEVTEPLQDGDELLTADELNTLSLFTAMKKGGPDFRRFPSTTALRFCPQGRIICEQGQAGATAYYILTTEDVIALREKQLESIDTTIRAQAEQGTELELHPYFLRMTPRELERRRQEIVDEITLLKSRLEELPPVENEDGPQRQTATAHLLVNFEPDQPKRGLLHRLKAALKGGGSRLRQSIPKFIPIDAPTDINSQTLRGPLHEGELMGEMSCMNRAPRSATVVADRDCYMLEMLRNVLDMLHKDPAYKKRMDDSYRKRVLETHVRRLSIFDEMTDEQFARLKEGIELVEYESGATILEERADSDSFYIIRSGLVKVIKNAWYAFQPDEFTSDHWKSLADELAEKSSDVVDLREAVFKKFSPEIQKAIQAKSLTTEQQAEARKTLNDLVRNSKIYTKLGKTRKEVLEVVHGPALETTIAEYPRDTKKWSELEYRTFHRAFLEHIFPKGVPMRLESAGPRRTLAYLGRGDFFGEMAVFRNQPCGATCIAYDHPDSGYQQRIPDGRMGAIPSRVELIRIRRDLIEQIRNESPVMHERIQEEIIRREQSAQATVGDFDEAGTIPQSREFDQLGLVQGQKLMLIDLEKCTRCNACVEACVSAHDDGRTRLYLDGPRYENYLVPITCRKCLDPVCMIGCPVGSINRGSNGEIVIRDWCIGCRMCAEQCPYGSIQMNELRNPIQLSAEQKAILGEETTFKSVGEQAVVCDLCSNVPGQKPSCVYACPHDAAIRVHAQTFFMKPATDSRA; encoded by the coding sequence GTGGCTCAGCAGAGCATGTTACCGGCGGCGTTGCAGGAAGTAACCGAGCCGCTGCAAGACGGCGACGAACTGCTGACGGCGGACGAACTCAATACACTCTCGCTATTCACGGCGATGAAAAAGGGCGGCCCCGATTTTCGTCGCTTCCCCAGCACAACCGCGCTTCGGTTCTGCCCGCAGGGACGCATCATCTGTGAACAAGGGCAAGCTGGGGCGACTGCATACTACATTCTGACCACCGAAGACGTCATCGCGCTGCGTGAGAAACAACTGGAGTCGATCGACACCACCATCCGCGCCCAGGCGGAGCAGGGCACGGAACTCGAATTGCATCCGTATTTTCTCCGGATGACCCCACGCGAGTTGGAACGCCGACGACAGGAAATCGTCGACGAGATCACATTGCTCAAAAGTCGCCTGGAAGAACTGCCACCGGTCGAGAACGAGGATGGTCCACAGCGTCAGACCGCAACGGCTCACCTGTTGGTCAACTTCGAGCCAGACCAACCCAAACGCGGTTTGCTTCATCGACTCAAGGCGGCTTTGAAAGGTGGCGGGAGTCGGTTGCGGCAGTCGATTCCGAAGTTCATTCCGATCGACGCACCAACAGACATCAACTCGCAAACCCTTCGGGGGCCGCTCCACGAAGGCGAGTTGATGGGCGAAATGAGTTGCATGAACCGGGCTCCCCGGTCCGCAACGGTGGTCGCCGACCGCGACTGCTACATGCTGGAGATGCTCCGCAATGTGCTGGACATGCTCCACAAAGACCCAGCCTACAAGAAACGCATGGATGACAGCTATCGCAAACGCGTGCTGGAAACCCACGTGCGGCGGTTGTCCATTTTCGATGAAATGACCGACGAGCAATTCGCTCGGCTCAAAGAAGGCATCGAACTGGTCGAATACGAATCCGGAGCTACCATCCTCGAAGAGCGGGCCGATTCCGATTCGTTTTACATCATCCGTAGCGGTTTGGTGAAGGTCATCAAGAACGCCTGGTACGCGTTCCAACCAGATGAGTTTACCTCCGATCATTGGAAAAGCCTCGCCGACGAATTGGCGGAGAAATCCAGCGATGTCGTCGATTTGCGTGAAGCGGTATTCAAGAAGTTTTCGCCAGAGATTCAAAAGGCGATTCAAGCGAAATCGCTGACAACCGAACAACAAGCGGAAGCCCGCAAAACACTCAACGATCTTGTCCGCAACTCGAAGATCTACACGAAGCTCGGAAAAACGCGGAAGGAAGTTCTCGAAGTTGTTCACGGGCCGGCACTCGAAACCACGATCGCTGAGTATCCTCGCGACACAAAGAAGTGGTCGGAGTTGGAATATCGCACCTTTCACCGGGCGTTCTTGGAACACATCTTCCCCAAAGGCGTGCCGATGCGGTTGGAATCCGCCGGTCCGCGACGAACATTGGCCTACCTCGGGCGGGGCGATTTCTTCGGCGAGATGGCGGTCTTCCGGAATCAACCTTGCGGAGCCACGTGCATTGCGTATGACCACCCCGACAGCGGTTATCAACAACGCATTCCCGATGGTCGAATGGGAGCGATTCCGTCACGGGTGGAACTCATTCGCATTCGCCGGGACCTGATCGAACAAATCCGCAATGAATCTCCCGTGATGCACGAGCGGATTCAAGAAGAGATCATCCGCCGGGAACAGAGCGCTCAAGCAACCGTTGGTGATTTCGACGAAGCGGGAACCATCCCGCAAAGTCGTGAGTTTGACCAACTCGGTTTGGTGCAGGGTCAAAAGCTCATGCTGATCGACCTGGAAAAATGCACCCGCTGTAATGCCTGTGTGGAAGCATGCGTGTCGGCTCATGACGACGGTCGCACGCGGCTGTATTTGGACGGCCCACGATACGAAAACTACTTGGTGCCGATCACCTGTCGGAAGTGTCTCGATCCGGTGTGCATGATCGGTTGCCCCGTTGGTTCGATTAACCGAGGCTCAAACGGCGAGATTGTGATTCGGGATTGGTGCATTGGTTGCCGAATGTGTGCCGAGCAATGCCCCTATGGTTCGATTCAAATGAACGAACTCCGCAATCCGATCCAACTTTCGGCGGAACAGAAGGCCATTCTGGGCGAGGAAACAACGTTTAAATCCGTCGGCGAACAGGCGGTTGTGTGTGATCTGTGCAGCAACGTACCCGGTCAGAAACCGTCGTGCGTGTATGCGTGTCCGCACGATGCCGCAATTCGAGTCCATGCGCAAACGTTCTTCATGAAGCCGGCCACCGATAGCCGGGCATGA
- a CDS encoding cytochrome c3 family protein — MSAHRSSRELSGRVEIEFHKRPNPIKRAAWWSALAAVLVSLAWLGYTTAKGETAIYQGGDVSTAHAMFENDCAKCHSLSNDLLTGSNLVSANHTEGTWAPLRRLLGLNDEIHSVSNANCEICHTGTVHHSNQHPMHGDGTNELSCATCHREHEGDISLASIADSHCTRCHTDLVVHTTDGPPHFSEMITDFSKPDGHPAFRIEQLIAMDKAVEPARDADGEPIHHAHRVVDFFSRDGEPARWQDTARIRFNHQAHLKGMFNENGEPLTGDEGEAIKRRKGENAGELLAYPQSCADCHQADEAGRYMKPIVYEQHCAQCHPLTFDAEKVIKKSSDDEIEEEFAVTVPHESPEIVRGFLADLYSLRVSNRGAEPKDTKFDPLADLRQGFPGEDFPVTLNTKLAEAVREQIRLDEREFYPQDFVENEIARMKGQKVLFKENGACAFCHDVKTTSDQGETTPEIVSPNIPERWYAHSRFQHNNHRMLSCTECHADLISGEPVWKSHSTGDVLMPAKASCAKCHVGRNTSVQIDSGKRLVGARSNCVECHTYHDHGKEDFNGQLTFDLTADPAKKTNATMQTDTK; from the coding sequence ATGAGTGCCCATCGATCGAGCCGCGAACTCTCCGGACGGGTCGAGATTGAGTTCCACAAACGCCCTAACCCAATCAAACGAGCGGCCTGGTGGTCTGCGTTGGCAGCGGTGTTGGTTTCGCTGGCTTGGCTCGGCTACACCACCGCCAAAGGCGAAACAGCCATCTACCAAGGCGGTGACGTTTCGACGGCTCACGCCATGTTCGAGAACGACTGCGCGAAATGCCATAGCTTGTCGAACGATCTGCTGACCGGATCGAATTTGGTTTCCGCCAATCATACGGAAGGCACGTGGGCACCACTGCGACGTTTGTTGGGACTGAACGACGAAATTCACTCCGTCAGCAACGCTAACTGTGAAATTTGTCATACCGGTACGGTCCACCATTCCAACCAGCATCCAATGCACGGTGACGGGACAAACGAACTGTCCTGTGCCACGTGTCATCGGGAGCACGAAGGGGACATCTCGTTGGCCTCGATTGCAGATAGCCACTGCACCCGCTGTCACACCGATCTGGTGGTGCACACGACCGACGGCCCACCGCATTTCTCGGAAATGATCACCGACTTCAGCAAGCCCGACGGACACCCCGCGTTTCGGATCGAACAACTGATCGCGATGGACAAGGCCGTCGAACCGGCCCGTGACGCCGATGGAGAACCGATCCACCATGCCCATCGGGTCGTCGACTTTTTCAGCCGAGATGGTGAACCAGCCCGTTGGCAGGACACCGCCCGCATTCGCTTCAATCACCAAGCCCATCTCAAGGGTATGTTCAACGAGAACGGCGAACCCCTGACCGGAGACGAAGGCGAGGCCATCAAACGCCGCAAGGGTGAGAACGCCGGAGAACTGCTGGCGTATCCGCAGTCTTGTGCAGACTGCCATCAAGCGGACGAAGCCGGCCGTTACATGAAGCCGATCGTTTACGAACAGCATTGTGCCCAGTGTCATCCGCTCACGTTCGACGCGGAGAAGGTCATCAAGAAGTCGTCCGACGACGAAATCGAAGAAGAATTTGCAGTCACAGTGCCGCACGAGTCGCCGGAGATCGTGCGAGGGTTCTTGGCGGACCTGTATTCGCTGCGGGTGTCGAATCGCGGAGCCGAGCCCAAAGACACGAAGTTCGATCCGCTGGCCGATCTTCGGCAGGGTTTTCCCGGGGAAGATTTTCCGGTCACGCTCAACACGAAACTCGCGGAGGCGGTTCGGGAGCAAATCCGTCTGGATGAACGCGAATTCTATCCGCAAGATTTTGTCGAGAACGAAATTGCCCGCATGAAGGGCCAGAAGGTGCTCTTTAAAGAAAACGGAGCGTGTGCGTTCTGTCACGATGTCAAAACCACGTCCGACCAAGGTGAAACCACGCCCGAAATCGTTTCGCCGAACATTCCGGAGCGTTGGTATGCCCACAGTCGCTTCCAACACAACAACCATCGAATGCTGAGTTGCACGGAGTGTCATGCGGATCTGATCAGTGGCGAGCCCGTGTGGAAGAGCCACAGCACCGGCGATGTTCTGATGCCCGCGAAAGCTTCGTGTGCGAAGTGCCACGTCGGACGGAACACCTCCGTCCAAATCGATTCAGGGAAACGACTTGTGGGTGCCCGCTCCAATTGTGTCGAATGCCATACTTATCACGATCACGGAAAAGAGGACTTCAACGGCCAGCTAACTTTCGATTTGACCGCCGATCCCGCAAAGAAGACCAACGCAACGATGCAAACGGACACGAAATAA
- a CDS encoding multiheme c-type cytochrome codes for MNRLIIRWQLALLPLAAVGLALAVSRGYGVEPDAPIQLATLVADAPVQAPQPDVLPDWHADAHKTEFKYIGASGCSAANCHGGDALKETVGSEHSIWVQKDPHANAYAVLRNETSARIMEYLARSKRYADLEGVPAWEAKICLDCHAAASDRSQLAAGHKFSLRDGVSCEGCHGAAEKWLDPHKRWDWKFLSPEQKSSLGFVNTDDLYTRSKMCAECHVGAADREVNHDIMAGGHPRLNFEMAAFSSVLPPHWNPNDDRRRHAVSNPNTSAENVHSAYFAKLWALGQVAAAEKSLELLETRAADKNGVWPEFTEYGCYACHHDLQPSAWRQKDRGYDLKPGHFPYGTWQFAALPLVTHGTNASDLFAESGAFEQLRAEMGKPSPNREDVLKLSAPIRRSLAELGHQINSQPMSTEMIDQLLKASTNEGQTIADNSWDAASQVYLAAVAAYQGMMDANGRIARPIPADHDNFKRFRTIREQLKFPNPYDSPRTFEQRTQDRVDVILQQLKELSQAIAD; via the coding sequence ATGAACCGATTGATAATCAGATGGCAACTTGCCTTGTTACCGCTGGCGGCAGTCGGTCTGGCTTTGGCAGTCAGTCGCGGATATGGGGTTGAACCCGATGCTCCGATTCAACTAGCCACGCTCGTGGCCGACGCTCCCGTCCAAGCCCCCCAACCTGATGTGCTTCCCGATTGGCATGCCGATGCCCACAAGACGGAGTTCAAGTACATCGGGGCGTCCGGCTGTTCGGCGGCGAACTGTCACGGTGGCGATGCCCTGAAGGAAACGGTCGGCAGCGAACACAGCATTTGGGTGCAGAAAGATCCGCACGCCAATGCCTACGCGGTGCTGCGGAATGAAACTTCGGCCCGCATCATGGAGTATCTTGCTCGATCCAAACGGTACGCCGACCTCGAAGGTGTGCCGGCTTGGGAAGCGAAGATTTGCCTCGATTGCCATGCAGCCGCGTCCGATCGCTCGCAACTCGCGGCGGGACACAAGTTTTCGCTGCGTGATGGTGTGAGCTGCGAAGGTTGTCACGGTGCCGCCGAGAAATGGCTCGATCCTCACAAACGGTGGGACTGGAAGTTTCTCTCACCCGAGCAAAAATCGTCGCTCGGTTTCGTGAATACCGACGACCTTTACACCCGCTCGAAAATGTGTGCCGAATGCCACGTCGGTGCGGCGGATCGGGAAGTCAATCACGATATCATGGCGGGCGGACATCCACGTTTGAACTTCGAAATGGCGGCGTTCAGTTCGGTGTTGCCTCCGCACTGGAATCCGAATGACGATCGTCGTCGGCACGCGGTCAGCAATCCGAATACCTCGGCGGAAAACGTTCACTCAGCGTACTTCGCGAAGTTGTGGGCACTCGGCCAAGTCGCGGCAGCGGAAAAATCGCTGGAGCTTTTGGAAACCCGAGCTGCCGACAAAAATGGTGTTTGGCCGGAATTCACGGAGTACGGTTGCTACGCCTGCCATCACGACTTGCAACCGTCCGCATGGCGGCAAAAGGATCGCGGTTACGATCTCAAACCAGGACATTTCCCATACGGAACTTGGCAATTCGCCGCGTTGCCACTCGTCACCCATGGCACGAACGCCAGCGACTTGTTCGCGGAATCTGGCGCGTTTGAACAACTGCGGGCGGAAATGGGGAAACCGTCACCGAATCGGGAAGACGTGTTGAAACTATCCGCTCCGATTCGGCGTTCCCTTGCGGAACTCGGTCATCAAATCAATTCCCAGCCGATGTCCACCGAGATGATCGATCAGCTGTTGAAAGCCTCCACCAATGAAGGCCAGACCATCGCTGACAACAGTTGGGACGCGGCTTCACAAGTGTATTTGGCTGCGGTGGCGGCTTACCAAGGCATGATGGACGCCAACGGTCGCATCGCCCGACCGATTCCCGCCGACCACGACAACTTCAAGCGATTCCGCACCATCCGAGAACAACTGAAATTTCCCAATCCGTACGACAGCCCTCGAACCTTTGAACAACGAACACAGGATCGCGTCGATGTGATCCTCCAGCAACTCAAAGAGCTATCGCAAGCAATCGCCGACTAA